In a single window of the Deinococcus aetherius genome:
- the pgeF gene encoding peptidoglycan editing factor PgeF has translation MRTDTDPLMLLRSPLLPLPHAFTTRAGGVSTGAYGASEGGGLNLDEREDDPGLVTENRRRLAGALGFDEERVARLNQIHGTEVCEARAGVQDGDALVTTEPGLLLAIGTADCYPILLADETAGVVGAAHAGWRGTLGRIGARTVEAMVARGATPERLRAAVGPGICGKRYPVGADVARQFREAGLGEFVLEKGGAPHLDLAGANRAVLLSTGLLPGNIWVSGRCSTEPDFYSYRRDGGHTGRMWAVIGLPGAKGGAA, from the coding sequence ATGCGAACCGATACTGACCCCCTGATGCTGCTGCGTTCCCCCCTGCTGCCGCTGCCGCACGCGTTCACGACGCGCGCCGGGGGCGTGTCCACGGGCGCCTACGGTGCGTCTGAGGGCGGGGGGTTGAACCTCGACGAACGCGAGGACGACCCCGGCCTCGTCACCGAGAACCGCCGCCGCCTGGCCGGTGCCCTGGGTTTTGACGAGGAGCGGGTGGCGAGGCTCAACCAAATCCACGGCACCGAGGTTTGCGAGGCGCGAGCGGGTGTGCAAGACGGCGACGCCCTGGTGACGACCGAGCCGGGGCTTCTCCTCGCCATCGGCACGGCGGACTGCTACCCCATCCTGCTCGCGGACGAGACGGCGGGCGTGGTCGGCGCGGCGCACGCGGGCTGGCGCGGCACGTTGGGAAGGATCGGGGCGCGCACGGTGGAGGCGATGGTGGCTCGCGGTGCCACCCCCGAACGTCTCCGGGCGGCGGTCGGTCCCGGCATCTGCGGCAAGCGGTATCCGGTGGGCGCGGACGTGGCGCGGCAGTTCCGGGAGGCTGGCCTCGGCGAGTTCGTGCTGGAGAAGGGCGGCGCCCCCCACCTCGATCTCGCGGGAGCGAACCGGGCCGTGCTGCTCTCGACGGGCCTCCTCCCGGGGAACATCTGGGTGAGCGGGCGGTGTTCTACCGAGCCCGACTTCTACTCCTACCGCCGCGACGGGGGGCACACGGGCCGGATGTGGGCCGTGATCGGCCTGCCGGGGGCGAAGGGGGGCGCGGCGTGA
- a CDS encoding IS3 family transposase gives MIQDARSAHPEVSVRRLCELHGVSRSWFYKQEGREEVDVDQALVSDIEAVVEEFVGYGYRRVTRELARRGRPVNHKRVLRVMRERRLLCRPKRRYRATTHSNHSEARFPNLLPEVIPVRPDQVWQADLTYVRVQQGFVYLACVLDGFTREVVGWSMSRFLDADLPLTALNNALAARCPAPGLLHHSDQGVQGGFKWSSQHPDQGGWDEHWEAKIR, from the coding sequence ATGATTCAGGATGCGCGGAGCGCGCATCCTGAGGTGTCGGTACGTCGCCTGTGTGAGCTGCATGGGGTCAGCCGCTCGTGGTTCTACAAACAGGAGGGCCGGGAGGAGGTAGACGTCGACCAGGCGCTGGTGAGCGACATCGAGGCGGTTGTGGAGGAGTTCGTCGGCTACGGGTATCGGCGCGTGACCCGCGAGTTGGCTCGACGAGGCCGCCCGGTGAATCACAAACGGGTGCTGCGGGTCATGCGGGAACGCCGCTTGTTGTGCCGCCCTAAACGTCGCTACCGAGCGACGACCCACTCGAACCACAGCGAGGCGCGCTTCCCCAACCTGCTGCCCGAGGTCATCCCGGTACGACCGGATCAGGTGTGGCAGGCCGACCTGACCTACGTGCGGGTCCAGCAAGGCTTTGTCTACCTGGCCTGCGTTCTGGACGGCTTCACCCGTGAAGTTGTCGGCTGGTCCATGTCCAGGTTCCTCGACGCGGACTTGCCGCTGACGGCCTTGAACAACGCGCTGGCCGCGCGTTGTCCGGCCCCAGGGCTCCTGCATCATTCGGACCAGGGCGTGCAGGGTGGATTCAAGTGGTCGTCGCAACACCCTGACCAAGGAGGGTGGGATGAGCACTGGGAAGCGAAAATCAGATAG
- a CDS encoding DinB family protein: MTKRSKVFVPAVVTVASVGVAAGAAFVARNRKEDVKDFLVAQVFERPAARVSYTELGQALERGGNFLAQRAARTADTEANRAVLSHIIGIERWGQNRLRVALGQREFVRDENHAYRPPADATLRELQDLLSQTRSQTVDLARQLHTVPPPEGTTVEHNDLGPLTSKGWLRYLNQHADLESRRLRGAKEG, translated from the coding sequence ATGACCAAACGCAGCAAGGTGTTCGTGCCCGCCGTGGTGACGGTCGCCAGCGTCGGCGTCGCCGCCGGGGCGGCCTTTGTGGCCCGCAACCGCAAGGAGGACGTCAAGGACTTCCTCGTCGCCCAGGTGTTCGAGCGACCAGCGGCGCGGGTGAGCTATACCGAACTCGGGCAGGCGCTCGAACGGGGCGGCAACTTCCTGGCCCAGCGCGCTGCCCGCACCGCCGACACCGAGGCGAACCGCGCGGTCCTCTCCCACATCATCGGGATCGAGCGGTGGGGGCAGAATCGGCTACGGGTGGCGCTTGGGCAGCGCGAGTTCGTGCGCGACGAGAATCACGCCTACAGGCCGCCCGCCGACGCCACCCTGCGCGAGTTGCAGGACCTTCTCTCGCAGACCCGCTCGCAGACGGTGGACCTCGCCCGGCAACTCCACACGGTCCCCCCGCCTGAAGGCACGACCGTCGAGCACAACGACCTGGGGCCGCTCACCTCGAAGGGGTGGCTACGCTACCTGAACCAGCACGCCGACCTGGAGAGCCGCCGGTTACGCGGGGCCAAGGAAGGCTAG
- a CDS encoding IS30 family transposase translates to MSTGKRKSDSAGRCKLHSPGRPSVARREHQRQFWVLIAAGQGSEDAATAVGVSPAVGTRWFREAGGMPPTTLAPWNATPSGRYLSFAQREEIALRRAQGHGVREIARHLARSPSTISRELRRNAATRGGGLEYRATTAQWHAERSARRPKPAKLAVNVALRAYVQDRLAGQVTSPCGATIPGPTVAFKGRRHGRRQSRRWASAWSPQQIARRLQLDFPNDRTMRISHEAIYQALYIEGRGGLRRELVTCLRTGRTLRVPRARRARMSKPFVAPEVMLKERPGEAADRTVAGHWEGDLILGLGSSAIGTLVERSTRFTLLLHLPRLPSHGVEARVKNGPALAGHGAEAVRDAVTSALTLLPEQLRRSLTWDQGAEMSQHAKLRGETGVAVYFCEPQSPWQRGTNENTNGLLRQYFPKGTDLSVHSADDLAAVAATLNARPRKVLDWRTPKEAFEHALHAIHTAVATTA, encoded by the coding sequence ATGAGCACTGGGAAGCGAAAATCAGATAGTGCGGGGCGCTGTAAGCTGCATTCGCCAGGACGGCCAAGCGTCGCCCGACGGGAGCACCAGCGGCAGTTCTGGGTGTTGATTGCGGCGGGTCAAGGGAGTGAAGATGCAGCCACAGCCGTCGGTGTCTCGCCTGCGGTGGGCACGCGATGGTTTCGAGAGGCAGGTGGTATGCCCCCCACAACATTGGCTCCCTGGAACGCCACGCCGTCAGGGCGGTATCTGTCCTTCGCCCAGCGGGAAGAGATCGCGCTCCGTCGAGCACAAGGTCATGGCGTGCGGGAGATTGCGAGGCACTTGGCAAGGTCCCCGTCGACCATCTCGCGTGAACTGCGGCGTAACGCCGCCACGCGTGGCGGCGGCCTGGAGTACCGGGCGACGACTGCCCAGTGGCACGCCGAACGGTCCGCCCGCCGACCAAAACCAGCCAAACTCGCGGTGAACGTGGCGCTGCGGGCGTACGTGCAAGACCGCCTGGCCGGGCAGGTCACCTCGCCCTGCGGGGCAACTATTCCTGGGCCGACTGTGGCGTTCAAGGGCCGTCGGCACGGGCGGCGACAGAGTCGCCGCTGGGCCAGTGCGTGGAGTCCACAGCAGATCGCCCGCCGACTGCAACTCGACTTTCCGAATGACCGCACCATGCGCATCAGCCACGAGGCCATTTACCAGGCGCTGTACATCGAAGGGCGGGGTGGGCTGCGCCGTGAGCTGGTCACCTGTCTGCGAACCGGTCGAACGTTGCGTGTTCCTCGAGCGCGTCGCGCCCGAATGAGCAAGCCGTTCGTCGCCCCCGAAGTCATGCTCAAAGAGCGTCCAGGAGAAGCGGCGGATCGGACGGTGGCGGGCCACTGGGAAGGCGACCTCATCCTCGGCCTGGGGAGCTCGGCCATCGGGACCTTGGTGGAGCGCTCGACGCGGTTCACGTTGTTGCTTCATCTCCCTCGTCTGCCCAGCCACGGTGTGGAAGCTCGCGTCAAGAATGGCCCGGCGCTGGCTGGACACGGTGCTGAAGCGGTGCGTGACGCTGTGACGAGCGCACTCACCCTCCTGCCGGAGCAGCTCCGACGGTCACTGACGTGGGATCAGGGTGCTGAGATGAGCCAGCACGCTAAACTGCGCGGTGAAACCGGGGTCGCCGTCTATTTCTGCGAGCCGCAGAGCCCGTGGCAGCGAGGCACGAACGAGAACACGAACGGTCTGTTGCGCCAATATTTTCCAAAGGGCACGGACCTGAGCGTGCACAGCGCGGACGACCTTGCCGCCGTGGCCGCTACCTTGAACGCCCGACCTCGCAAGGTGCTCGACTGGCGAACACCCAAGGAGGCCTTCGAACACGCGCTGCACGCCATTCATACTGCTGTTGCAACGACCGCTTGA
- a CDS encoding enoyl-ACP reductase FabI — protein MTVSVDLSGKTALVMGVANARSLGWAIAEQLLAAGCRVGFSYQGERLRGELDKLLAGREGVWSQQADATSEEDLTALFSRVRDEFGSLDILVHSIAFAPRTAMEGRFIDTTPEDWNTALTVSAYTLVSTARHAEPLLRDGGSIVSLTYHASQQVVPKYNVMGVAKAALEAATRYLASEMGAAGVRVNTISAGPMRTIAARSIPGFGTMYEKAAASAPLGRNATPEEVGKLALFLLSDLGSGVTGQTVYVDAGASIMSMKVE, from the coding sequence ATGACCGTTTCCGTTGACCTGTCCGGCAAGACCGCCCTCGTGATGGGGGTCGCCAACGCCCGCAGCCTCGGCTGGGCCATCGCGGAGCAGCTTCTCGCGGCGGGGTGCCGGGTGGGCTTTTCCTACCAGGGCGAGCGGCTGAGGGGCGAACTCGACAAGCTCCTGGCGGGCCGGGAGGGCGTGTGGTCCCAGCAGGCCGACGCGACGAGCGAGGAGGACCTGACCGCCCTATTCAGCCGGGTGCGGGACGAGTTCGGCAGCCTCGACATCCTGGTCCACTCCATCGCCTTCGCCCCCCGCACGGCGATGGAGGGACGCTTCATCGACACGACGCCGGAGGACTGGAACACGGCCCTCACTGTCAGTGCCTACACGCTCGTCTCCACCGCCCGCCACGCCGAGCCCCTGCTCAGAGACGGCGGGAGCATCGTCAGCCTGACGTACCACGCCTCCCAACAGGTCGTGCCCAAGTACAACGTCATGGGCGTGGCGAAGGCGGCGTTGGAGGCGGCCACCCGCTACCTCGCCTCCGAAATGGGCGCGGCGGGCGTGCGGGTGAACACCATCAGCGCCGGGCCGATGCGCACCATCGCCGCCCGCTCGATCCCCGGCTTCGGCACGATGTACGAGAAGGCCGCCGCGAGCGCGCCCCTGGGCCGCAACGCCACCCCAGAGGAGGTCGGCAAGCTGGCCCTCTTCCTGCTCTCGGACCTGGGCAGCGGCGTGACCGGGCAGACGGTGTACGTGGACGCCGGGGCGAGCATCATGAGCATGAAGGTGGAGTAG
- a CDS encoding acyltransferase has translation MTWLKPVSIDGDAQAAFGEFLRDLESRLADPATDRNVLARDLLAQAMYGRAYGQLLADAPVAALNLDARNVTFEAEYYMATDAEKFARVKPLLWLWKNLDLTPVGQNPVTGIPVRRVLAERIFKRVGRNFKCWQNVEFSVGYNMEVGDDVVVHRYVLLDDIGGIELHDNASVSDYVNIYSHTHSVLDGPDVTLRRTVIGRGARITYHSTVLAGSVISDDAMLATHALLRSDIPPHGIAMGVPAKVTRFKLRPPQTYDVDARVYPHDSGRKANPQFPNPTPNQTRKPTPEESQTRTPQEQS, from the coding sequence GTGACGTGGCTGAAGCCGGTGAGCATCGACGGGGACGCGCAGGCCGCGTTTGGCGAATTCCTGCGTGACCTGGAATCACGCCTTGCAGACCCGGCAACCGACCGGAACGTCCTCGCGCGGGACCTCCTCGCGCAGGCGATGTACGGGCGGGCGTACGGGCAACTCCTCGCGGACGCGCCGGTCGCGGCCCTGAACCTCGACGCGCGCAACGTGACCTTCGAGGCCGAGTACTACATGGCGACCGACGCCGAGAAGTTCGCCCGGGTCAAGCCCCTGCTGTGGCTGTGGAAGAACCTCGACCTCACGCCGGTCGGGCAGAACCCGGTGACGGGCATCCCTGTCCGGCGCGTCCTCGCCGAGCGCATCTTCAAGCGGGTCGGGCGCAACTTCAAGTGCTGGCAGAACGTCGAGTTCTCGGTCGGGTACAACATGGAGGTCGGCGACGACGTGGTGGTCCACCGCTACGTCCTGCTCGACGACATCGGCGGGATCGAGCTGCACGACAACGCCTCGGTGAGCGACTACGTCAATATTTACAGCCACACGCATTCGGTCCTCGACGGGCCGGACGTGACCCTGCGACGCACGGTGATCGGGCGGGGCGCACGCATCACCTACCACTCGACGGTGCTGGCGGGCAGCGTGATCAGCGACGACGCCATGCTCGCCACCCACGCCCTGTTGCGCAGCGACATTCCGCCGCACGGCATTGCTATGGGCGTGCCCGCCAAGGTGACGCGCTTCAAGCTGCGCCCCCCGCAGACGTACGACGTGGACGCCCGCGTGTACCCGCACGACTCAGGCCGCAAGGCCAACCCGCAGTTCCCGAACCCGACGCCCAACCAGACGCGCAAGCCCACGCCCGAGGAGAGCCAGACCAGGACCCCGCAGGAACAGAGCTGA
- a CDS encoding isochorismatase family protein, protein MTSTPVALVLLTAQRHHLEDHPQEQALSAAWQKRLQSARAAGHLVVHVQWDGALGTPGETFSRGWVLHPDFRAETGDLPLRATHPNAFAGSGLDAELRRRGVTELHLLTLPGTEMLPATAEAARGLGYGVRVLETQPQMLGTPG, encoded by the coding sequence ATGACTTCCACGCCCGTCGCCCTCGTCCTGCTCACCGCCCAGCGACACCACCTGGAAGACCACCCGCAGGAGCAGGCGCTGTCGGCGGCGTGGCAGAAACGGCTGCAATCGGCGCGGGCGGCGGGGCACCTCGTCGTTCACGTGCAGTGGGACGGGGCCCTGGGCACGCCGGGCGAGACCTTCTCGCGGGGGTGGGTGCTGCACCCCGACTTCCGGGCGGAGACGGGCGATCTGCCGCTCAGGGCCACGCACCCGAACGCCTTCGCGGGCTCGGGGCTGGACGCCGAGTTGCGGCGGCGGGGGGTCACGGAACTCCACCTGCTGACCCTGCCCGGCACCGAGATGCTGCCCGCCACGGCGGAGGCGGCGCGGGGGCTGGGGTACGGGGTGCGGGTGCTGGAGACCCAACCCCAGATGCTGGGCACCCCGGGTTGA
- a CDS encoding type II/IV secretion system protein — protein sequence MALSIGDRRLGAILLEQGYVNDLDLQKALVRHAEVGGRLSDILIDSGMVGEKRIARAIEEALGIPLVDLLVITPEPAAVAAISAQTAQTVQAFPFALDGETLRVALADPLSSVAIEALEDDSGLMIEPYQALRDQILWSIATHYPELDLSAPMPAESQGDSAGGGRLGQRLIARGLLNESQLGVALDVQQQTGEPLGNTLVTQGILNEDQLYEVLAEQAGVAFVRNPRDFQPTEDVLGGMLRADALRLQAVPVDEGPQGVVAVASDPRKRDDLAAVLGRPVQLVLAKPRDVEALIERFYPQRGRLGEQMVQQGTLSRAQLREALQVQARGGKVKPLGEVILELGFAKADEIEGALQKQNAGGGRLEDTLVQSGKLSPEMLARSLAAQLGYEFLDPARNPPDAKVALMIPESTARRYLVVPVRFQGESLVIAMKDPRNVFALDDLKLITGREIVPAVMAEKDITRLIERYFGSQDMADLGKRLAAESKSREAKKQEDVDVSALDDNAVVRVVDNLIREAALMEASDIHIEPTETSLRVRYRIDGVLREQNELPRGSAQSILARIKIMGSLDISERRVPQDGRIRFKKGSIDIDLRLSTLPTVYGEKAVMRLLQKASNIPEVEQLGFSEHNFQRYLDVTDKPNGIFLITGPTGSGKSFTSFSTLKRIARPEKNTTTIEDPIEYEIPGIVQSQVNVAAGMTFARALRAFLRQDPDIIFVGEVRDVETAKIATEAALTGHLVLATLHTNDAPGAITRLEEMGVEHFNIAAAVVGVLAQRLVRRVCGECKQSTNADPNVLRRLGLTEAQVSGGNLVRGSGCPRCGGTGYKGRMGIHELMVIDDPLRRAIGAGRTAAEIRDVALAESEMRTLRQDGIEKALQGLTTLEEVLAVTSN from the coding sequence GTGGCACTCTCGATAGGTGACCGGCGCCTCGGCGCAATCCTGCTGGAGCAGGGGTACGTGAACGACCTCGACCTGCAAAAGGCGCTCGTGCGCCACGCGGAGGTGGGGGGTCGTCTCAGCGACATCCTGATCGACTCGGGGATGGTGGGCGAGAAACGCATCGCGCGGGCCATCGAGGAGGCGCTGGGCATTCCCCTGGTGGACCTGCTGGTCATCACGCCCGAGCCAGCGGCGGTCGCGGCGATCAGTGCCCAGACGGCGCAGACGGTGCAGGCCTTCCCCTTCGCGCTGGACGGCGAGACGCTGCGGGTGGCCCTGGCCGACCCCCTCTCCAGCGTGGCCATCGAGGCGCTGGAGGACGACAGCGGGCTGATGATCGAGCCGTACCAGGCGCTGCGCGACCAGATCCTGTGGTCCATCGCCACCCATTACCCGGAGCTGGACCTCTCGGCCCCCATGCCTGCCGAGTCGCAGGGGGACAGCGCGGGGGGTGGGCGGCTCGGGCAGCGCCTGATCGCTCGGGGCCTCCTGAACGAGTCGCAGCTTGGGGTCGCGCTCGACGTGCAGCAGCAGACCGGCGAGCCGCTGGGCAACACCCTGGTCACCCAGGGAATCCTCAACGAGGACCAGCTCTACGAGGTTCTGGCCGAGCAGGCTGGGGTCGCTTTCGTGCGCAACCCGCGCGACTTCCAACCCACCGAGGACGTGCTGGGCGGGATGCTGCGCGCGGACGCCCTGCGACTCCAGGCCGTGCCGGTGGACGAGGGCCCGCAGGGCGTGGTCGCCGTGGCGAGCGACCCCCGAAAGCGCGACGACCTCGCGGCGGTGCTCGGGCGCCCGGTGCAGCTCGTCCTCGCCAAGCCGCGCGACGTGGAGGCCCTGATCGAGCGCTTCTACCCGCAGCGTGGCCGCCTGGGCGAGCAGATGGTCCAGCAGGGGACCCTCTCGCGGGCGCAACTGCGCGAAGCCCTTCAGGTTCAGGCGCGCGGCGGCAAGGTCAAGCCGCTCGGCGAGGTGATTCTCGAACTGGGCTTCGCCAAGGCGGACGAGATCGAGGGGGCGTTGCAAAAGCAGAACGCGGGCGGGGGCCGCCTGGAGGATACCCTCGTCCAGTCGGGCAAGCTCAGCCCCGAGATGCTCGCCCGCTCGCTCGCCGCACAGCTCGGCTACGAGTTCCTCGATCCCGCCCGGAATCCGCCCGACGCCAAGGTCGCGCTGATGATCCCGGAGTCGACGGCGCGGCGCTACCTGGTGGTGCCCGTGCGGTTCCAGGGCGAATCGCTCGTCATCGCCATGAAGGACCCGCGCAACGTCTTCGCGCTGGACGACCTCAAGCTCATCACGGGGCGCGAAATCGTCCCGGCGGTGATGGCGGAGAAAGACATCACCCGGCTGATCGAGCGCTACTTCGGCAGTCAGGACATGGCCGACCTGGGCAAGAGGCTCGCCGCCGAGAGCAAGAGCCGCGAGGCCAAGAAGCAGGAGGACGTGGACGTCTCCGCCCTCGACGACAACGCCGTCGTCCGGGTGGTGGACAACCTGATCCGCGAGGCCGCCCTGATGGAGGCCTCCGACATCCACATCGAGCCCACCGAGACGTCCCTGCGGGTGCGCTACCGCATCGACGGCGTGCTGCGCGAGCAGAACGAGCTGCCCAGGGGAAGCGCCCAGAGCATCCTCGCCCGCATCAAGATCATGGGAAGCCTCGACATCTCCGAGCGCCGGGTGCCCCAGGACGGCCGCATCCGCTTCAAGAAGGGTTCCATCGACATCGACCTGCGCCTCTCGACCCTGCCCACCGTGTACGGCGAGAAGGCCGTGATGCGCCTGCTGCAAAAGGCGAGCAACATCCCGGAGGTCGAGCAGCTCGGCTTCTCCGAGCACAACTTCCAGCGGTATCTGGACGTGACGGACAAGCCCAACGGCATCTTCCTGATCACCGGGCCGACGGGCTCGGGCAAGTCCTTCACCTCCTTTTCGACCCTCAAGCGCATCGCCCGCCCCGAGAAGAACACGACGACCATCGAGGACCCCATCGAGTACGAGATTCCGGGCATCGTGCAGTCGCAGGTCAACGTGGCGGCAGGGATGACCTTCGCGCGGGCGCTGCGGGCCTTCCTGCGCCAGGACCCCGACATCATCTTCGTGGGCGAGGTCCGCGACGTGGAGACCGCCAAGATCGCCACCGAGGCCGCGCTGACCGGCCACCTCGTGCTGGCGACCCTGCACACGAACGACGCCCCCGGCGCGATCACGAGGTTGGAGGAGATGGGCGTGGAGCACTTCAACATCGCCGCCGCCGTGGTGGGCGTGCTCGCTCAGCGCCTCGTCAGAAGGGTGTGCGGCGAGTGCAAGCAGTCCACGAACGCCGACCCCAACGTCCTGCGCCGCCTGGGGCTGACCGAGGCCCAGGTCAGCGGCGGCAACCTCGTGCGCGGCTCGGGCTGCCCCCGTTGCGGCGGCACGGGCTACAAGGGCCGTATGGGCATCCACGAACTCATGGTGATCGACGATCCCCTGCGCCGCGCCATCGGGGCGGGGAGGACCGCCGCCGAGATCCGCGACGTGGCCCTGGCCGAGAGCGAGATGCGGACCCTCCGGCAAGACGGCATCGAGAAGGCCTTGCAGGGGCTGACCACCCTGGAGGAAGTGCTGGCGGTGACGAGCAACTAG
- a CDS encoding transposase, with protein MPGRTHSREFKLDIVNQVNGGQKTTAQLCREHALSPSLIHRWRKEVEARGEAAFTDQAKPDQSLEQRIAELERFCGQLSLENTILKKSLATYRSKGGTK; from the coding sequence ATGCCCGGACGCACCCACAGCCGTGAGTTCAAGCTCGACATTGTGAACCAGGTCAACGGGGGTCAAAAGACGACTGCCCAGCTCTGCCGGGAGCATGCCCTCTCACCCAGCCTCATTCACCGGTGGCGGAAGGAGGTCGAGGCCCGAGGGGAAGCGGCCTTCACCGACCAGGCCAAACCCGACCAGTCGTTGGAACAACGTATTGCCGAGCTGGAGCGGTTCTGCGGGCAGTTGTCGCTGGAGAACACGATCCTGAAAAAGTCGTTGGCGACGTACCGCTCGAAAGGAGGCACCAAATGA
- a CDS encoding YqeG family HAD IIIA-type phosphatase, giving the protein MSLSVPRGLLRPRDVIDHIHDITPDFLAERGLRGLLLDLDNTLIPYGSYEERADVMRWAADLRRADTRLYLLSNATGKRARFWVDKLGFEGVGMAGKPNPRAFHRALASLDLPARQVGMVGDQLFTDVLGGNLAGMYTVLVRPLAVNALPHTRAARKLERAVLKRYGHDWRP; this is encoded by the coding sequence GTGAGTCTTTCTGTCCCCCGGGGTCTGCTGCGCCCGCGCGACGTGATCGACCATATCCACGACATCACCCCCGATTTCCTCGCCGAGCGTGGGCTGCGCGGGCTGCTCCTCGACCTCGACAACACCCTGATCCCCTACGGCAGCTACGAGGAGCGGGCGGACGTGATGCGCTGGGCCGCCGACCTGCGCCGGGCGGACACGCGGCTCTACCTGCTGAGCAACGCGACCGGCAAGCGCGCCCGCTTCTGGGTCGACAAGTTGGGCTTCGAGGGGGTCGGGATGGCGGGGAAACCCAACCCGCGTGCCTTCCACCGGGCCCTCGCCTCGCTCGACCTGCCCGCCCGGCAGGTGGGGATGGTGGGTGACCAGCTCTTCACCGACGTGCTGGGCGGCAACCTCGCCGGGATGTACACCGTCCTGGTGCGGCCCCTGGCGGTGAACGCCCTCCCGCACACCCGCGCGGCCCGCAAGCTCGAACGGGCGGTCCTCAAACGCTACGGCCACGACTGGCGGCCCTGA